The following proteins are encoded in a genomic region of Devosia lucknowensis:
- the lpxC gene encoding UDP-3-O-acyl-N-acetylglucosamine deacetylase, with product MNKLSTRQRTLAGEVSFSGYGVHSAQPVTLSMAPGAPDSGYMIRRDLGNGAFTRPVQVHHSRVTRTTLCTTLDLGNSYSVATVEHVVSALSGMGVDNVLITLDGPECPIMDGSAHPFASAILAVGLEVQPAQKKFLKIVRAVTVRNNDAFAALEPYNGRALDLEIDFDSKVIGRQRMIFDWTPRRYFEDVSQARTFGFVRDAKILRQAGYALGSSLDNSITLHEDRVLNPGGLRYEDEFVRHKLLDAIGDLSLGGLAIWGKFRSYKGGHALNAHVLASLFSSEANYEIVEAEDLPLEFESFEDQPDGLEVHHYLRSVR from the coding sequence ATGAACAAACTTTCCACGCGCCAGCGCACGCTTGCTGGCGAGGTCAGCTTTTCGGGCTATGGCGTGCACAGCGCGCAGCCGGTGACGCTGTCCATGGCGCCTGGCGCGCCGGACAGTGGCTACATGATCCGGCGCGACCTGGGTAACGGCGCGTTCACCAGGCCGGTGCAGGTGCACCATTCGCGCGTCACGCGCACCACGCTCTGCACCACGCTCGACCTGGGCAACAGCTACAGTGTCGCGACGGTCGAGCACGTGGTTTCGGCCCTTTCCGGCATGGGCGTCGACAACGTTCTGATCACGCTCGATGGACCGGAATGCCCGATCATGGACGGTTCGGCTCATCCGTTCGCGTCCGCTATTCTGGCGGTGGGCCTGGAAGTCCAGCCGGCGCAGAAGAAATTCCTCAAGATCGTGCGCGCCGTCACTGTGCGCAACAACGACGCGTTTGCCGCGCTCGAGCCCTATAACGGACGGGCCCTCGACCTCGAAATCGACTTCGATTCCAAGGTGATCGGCCGGCAGCGGATGATTTTCGACTGGACGCCGCGCCGCTATTTCGAGGACGTTTCGCAGGCCCGCACCTTCGGCTTCGTGCGCGATGCAAAGATATTGCGCCAGGCCGGTTATGCGCTGGGCTCCAGCCTCGACAATTCCATTACGCTGCATGAGGACCGCGTCCTCAATCCGGGTGGCTTGCGCTACGAAGACGAATTCGTGCGCCACAAGTTGCTCGATGCCATCGGCGACCTGTCGTTGGGTGGTCTGGCCATCTGGGGCAAGTTCCGCTCCTACAAGGGCGGCCACGCGCTCAATGCGCACGTCCTGGCCTCGCTCTTTTCCAGCGAAGCCAATTATGAAATAGTCGAGGCCGAAGACCTGCCGCTGGAATTCGAGAGTTTCGAAGACCAGCCGGATGGCCTTGAAGTCCATCACTACTTGCGGTCCGTACGCTGA
- the ftsZ gene encoding cell division protein FtsZ codes for MTINLTIPDIQELKPRITVFGAGGAGGNAVNNMIESGLDGVDFVVANTDAQALALSKAQRIIQLGVGVTEGLGAGSHPEVGRAAAEESWDEINDHLSGSHMVFITAGMGGGTGTGAAPVIARAAREQGILTVGVVTKPFNFEGNRRARLAEDGIDELHRHVDTLIVIPNQNLFRVANEKTTFADAFAMADQVLFSGVACITDLMVKEGLINLDFADVRAVMRGMGKAMMGTGEASGEDRARHAAEAAIANPLLDDVSMHGARGLLISITGGPDLTLYEVDEAASRIREEVDADANIILGATYDPNLNGTIRVSVVATGTDAAMVQAMEPPKPNASRTPLSVKRHVPAERSVIPQAAPAPVMEFEAEEIGHQVEAAVAEAFAAHQPAPSYAQEDDGILVEPYVPAAESLVEPEEAPVLQEQPIPSVYVPSHAARPEGQRRMPRTEELPVVARRTQEAQERQVEEPRNARALFKRLASNVGLNLGQQQAETRAEPKASMADDAAARSAIEAGGARTSRVAPPAEGARGQLDNQGRAPAAPAQKEHLEIPAFLRKHG; via the coding sequence ATGACCATCAATCTCACGATCCCAGACATCCAGGAACTCAAGCCCCGCATCACCGTGTTCGGTGCTGGTGGTGCCGGCGGTAACGCCGTCAACAACATGATCGAGTCCGGTCTGGATGGCGTCGATTTCGTCGTTGCCAATACCGACGCACAGGCACTCGCCCTGAGCAAGGCGCAGCGCATCATTCAGCTCGGTGTCGGTGTGACCGAAGGTCTGGGTGCCGGATCGCACCCGGAAGTGGGTCGCGCGGCTGCGGAAGAAAGCTGGGACGAGATCAATGATCATCTCAGTGGCTCGCATATGGTGTTCATCACCGCTGGTATGGGTGGCGGTACCGGTACCGGTGCTGCGCCGGTCATTGCCCGTGCCGCTCGCGAACAGGGCATTCTGACGGTTGGCGTGGTCACCAAGCCGTTCAATTTCGAAGGCAATCGCCGTGCGCGTCTGGCGGAAGACGGCATCGATGAGTTGCATCGCCATGTCGATACGCTGATCGTCATTCCGAACCAGAACCTCTTCCGCGTCGCCAACGAGAAAACCACGTTTGCCGACGCCTTTGCGATGGCCGACCAGGTGCTGTTTTCCGGCGTCGCCTGCATCACCGACCTGATGGTCAAGGAAGGCCTGATCAACCTCGACTTCGCCGACGTGCGCGCCGTGATGCGCGGCATGGGCAAGGCGATGATGGGTACCGGTGAAGCGTCGGGTGAAGATCGTGCTCGTCACGCTGCCGAGGCCGCCATTGCCAATCCGCTGCTCGACGATGTGTCTATGCATGGTGCCCGTGGTCTGCTGATCTCGATTACCGGCGGTCCGGACCTGACCCTTTACGAAGTCGACGAAGCGGCCAGCCGCATCCGCGAGGAAGTCGACGCCGACGCCAACATCATCCTTGGCGCAACCTACGATCCGAACCTCAACGGCACGATCCGCGTGTCGGTCGTTGCCACCGGCACCGATGCTGCCATGGTCCAGGCCATGGAGCCGCCGAAGCCCAATGCTTCGCGCACCCCGCTGTCGGTCAAGCGCCACGTTCCGGCCGAGCGCTCGGTCATCCCGCAGGCCGCTCCGGCGCCTGTGATGGAATTCGAAGCCGAGGAAATCGGTCACCAGGTCGAGGCCGCCGTGGCCGAAGCCTTCGCCGCTCATCAGCCGGCACCGTCCTATGCCCAGGAAGACGACGGCATCCTGGTCGAGCCCTATGTGCCCGCCGCTGAGTCGCTCGTCGAGCCGGAAGAGGCTCCGGTTCTTCAGGAACAGCCGATTCCCAGCGTTTATGTGCCCTCTCACGCTGCTCGTCCCGAGGGACAGCGCCGCATGCCGCGTACCGAAGAGCTGCCGGTTGTTGCGCGCCGGACACAGGAAGCGCAGGAACGTCAGGTCGAAGAGCCGCGCAATGCCCGTGCTCTCTTCAAGCGCCTGGCCTCCAATGTCGGTCTCAATCTCGGACAGCAACAGGCAGAGACCCGCGCCGAGCCAAAGGCTTCCATGGCTGACGATGCCGCTGCCCGCAGCGCCATTGAAGCTGGCGGCGCAAGGACTTCCCGTGTCGCTCCGCCCGCCGAGGGCGCGCGCGGCCAGCTGGATAACCAGGGCCGCGCACCCGCGGCTCCGGCCCAGAAGGAGCATCTCGAAATTCCGGCCTTCCTGCGCAAGCACGGTTGA
- the ftsA gene encoding cell division protein FtsA encodes MMTDAMTSRLRPVQPGKTTLVAVLDIGSTKICCVIARLAPRAEGKSLRGRTHQAEVIGFGYGPASGVKSGVVTDIDKAEQAIRNVVGMAERVAGLTLETVLVNVTAGRLGSETFSAGVSLDGQEVEKGDILRVLKAVNSRSVRPERSIIHALPIGYALDGQKGIRDPKGLVGEKLGVDVAVVSAETLAMRNLELVLHRCHLQIEALVATPYASGLATLVDDEAQLGVACIDFGGATTTVSVFNDGHMVYADAIAIGGHHLTLDIARQLSVSVIDAERLKTLHGSVLPGQADEREMIPIQPVGASHDEAPGQIPRAVLTRIMRPRIEEILTAIRDRMQATGMMDVCGRRFVLTGGASEMTGLPEVARRTLARNVRNGRPMGIAGLPEIAKGAAFATVAGMLVYPQVCSQEYMEPRGTRKLTGTDGYIARVGNWLRSSF; translated from the coding sequence ATGATGACCGATGCGATGACCTCAAGGCTGCGGCCGGTTCAGCCTGGCAAGACCACGCTGGTGGCAGTGCTCGATATCGGCTCGACCAAAATCTGCTGCGTCATCGCCCGGCTGGCGCCGCGTGCCGAAGGCAAGTCGCTTCGCGGCCGTACGCATCAGGCCGAGGTGATCGGTTTCGGCTATGGCCCGGCCTCAGGGGTCAAGAGCGGAGTCGTGACCGATATCGACAAGGCCGAGCAGGCTATCCGCAATGTCGTCGGCATGGCCGAGCGCGTTGCCGGGCTGACGCTCGAAACCGTTCTGGTCAATGTCACAGCCGGTCGCCTCGGCTCCGAAACCTTTTCGGCAGGCGTGTCGCTGGACGGGCAGGAAGTGGAGAAGGGCGATATCCTGCGCGTCCTCAAGGCGGTCAATTCCCGGTCCGTGCGCCCGGAACGATCGATCATCCATGCGTTGCCGATCGGTTACGCTTTGGATGGCCAGAAGGGCATCCGCGATCCCAAGGGGCTGGTCGGTGAGAAGCTGGGCGTCGACGTCGCCGTCGTGAGCGCCGAAACGCTGGCTATGCGCAATCTCGAACTCGTGCTGCACCGGTGCCACCTGCAGATCGAGGCGCTGGTCGCCACCCCTTACGCTTCCGGCCTGGCGACCCTGGTCGACGACGAGGCGCAGCTCGGCGTTGCCTGCATCGACTTCGGCGGGGCAACAACCACCGTTTCTGTCTTCAACGATGGCCACATGGTCTACGCAGACGCCATCGCCATCGGCGGTCATCACCTTACGCTCGACATCGCGCGGCAATTGTCGGTCAGCGTGATAGATGCCGAGCGCCTCAAGACCCTTCACGGCTCAGTGCTGCCCGGTCAGGCGGACGAGCGGGAGATGATCCCGATCCAGCCGGTGGGGGCTTCGCATGACGAGGCGCCCGGGCAGATCCCGCGCGCTGTGCTGACCCGCATTATGCGCCCGCGTATCGAGGAAATCCTTACGGCGATCCGCGATCGCATGCAGGCGACAGGTATGATGGACGTCTGCGGCCGCCGTTTCGTTTTGACGGGCGGCGCCAGCGAAATGACCGGCCTGCCCGAAGTGGCCCGTCGCACGCTCGCGCGAAATGTGCGCAATGGCCGCCCCATGGGCATTGCCGGGCTTCCGGAGATCGCAAAAGGCGCCGCTTTCGCCACCGTTGCGGGCATGCTGGTTTACCCGCAGGTCTGCTCGCAGGAATACATGGAGCCGCGTGGCACCCGGAAATTGACGGGCACCGACGGCTACATCGCCCGCGTCGGCAACTGGTTGCGATCGAGCTTCTAG
- a CDS encoding cell division protein FtsQ/DivIB produces MQQVKSETFLAGARLVDPRALPVPVRPRNKLANRVNRAFVLHGRMIRRSMMVAALLAGCIALYQVREPIGALAATLGDMAQGNFAQAGLAIGEIVISGQTLTSEQQIFDALGIQPHTSTLGFDVEAARQRIAELPAIETVTVRKSYPGDVTVLVTEKQPVARWAVDGVTFLIDGRGEQIGEAKGGYTGLPLVIGDGAADDALVMIRALANFPVLEERLVALSRIADRRWDLIYDTGLRVQLPEQGVAQAMRRLVTYQTDYELLDRDISIIDLRIDSVVAVRPNKHDDTEDAQS; encoded by the coding sequence TTGCAACAGGTAAAGAGCGAGACCTTTCTCGCCGGAGCGCGGCTGGTAGATCCCCGCGCTCTGCCTGTTCCCGTTCGTCCGCGCAACAAACTCGCCAACCGCGTCAACCGCGCCTTTGTGCTGCACGGCAGGATGATCCGCCGCAGCATGATGGTGGCGGCGCTTTTGGCCGGCTGCATCGCGCTCTATCAGGTACGTGAGCCGATCGGTGCGCTCGCCGCAACGCTGGGCGACATGGCGCAGGGCAATTTTGCCCAGGCTGGTCTCGCCATCGGCGAGATCGTGATTTCGGGCCAAACCCTCACCAGCGAGCAGCAGATCTTCGATGCCCTCGGCATCCAGCCTCATACGTCCACCCTCGGCTTCGATGTAGAGGCGGCACGGCAACGCATCGCGGAACTGCCGGCGATCGAAACCGTCACCGTGCGCAAGAGTTATCCGGGCGACGTCACAGTTCTGGTCACCGAGAAGCAGCCGGTTGCACGCTGGGCAGTGGACGGCGTCACCTTCCTCATAGACGGGCGTGGCGAGCAGATCGGCGAGGCCAAGGGTGGCTATACCGGCTTGCCGCTGGTCATCGGCGATGGTGCGGCCGACGACGCGCTGGTGATGATCCGGGCACTGGCCAATTTTCCCGTGCTCGAAGAGCGTCTGGTGGCGCTTTCGCGCATTGCCGACCGCCGCTGGGACCTGATCTACGATACCGGCTTGCGGGTGCAACTGCCGGAGCAGGGCGTCGCCCAGGCCATGCGCCGCCTCGTGACCTACCAGACCGATTACGAACTCCTTGATCGCGACATAAGCATCATCGATCTGCGGATCGACAGCGTTGTCGCCGTTCGCCCCAACAAGCACGACGACACCGAAGACGCACAATCATGA
- a CDS encoding D-alanine--D-alanine ligase → MSKHVAVLMGGLSNERPVSLSTGKGCADALRRAGYRVTEIDVGYDVAERLREVAPDVAFNALHGRYGEDGTIQGVLEFLRIPYTHSGVLASGLAMDKHQAKIMLKAAGIPVTDHVIAGRAEVGRSHVIAPPYVVKPIADGSSFGVIIVKSDQSHPPQEILGEDWTGGEELMVERYIPGRELTCAVMGDVALPVTEIVTDLSFYNYEAKYVQGGSRHILPANVKPKIYDKVQKLSLAAHAALGCRGITRTDFRYNDAVGEDGELVCLEINTQPGMTPTSLAPEQAAHVGHSFEDLVAWMVEDASCNR, encoded by the coding sequence ATGAGCAAGCATGTCGCCGTCCTGATGGGCGGGCTTTCCAACGAACGCCCCGTATCGCTCAGCACGGGCAAGGGCTGCGCCGACGCGCTGCGCCGGGCCGGTTATCGCGTCACCGAGATCGATGTCGGCTATGATGTGGCCGAGCGGTTGCGGGAGGTTGCGCCCGATGTTGCCTTCAACGCCCTGCACGGACGCTATGGCGAGGACGGGACGATCCAGGGCGTGCTCGAGTTTCTGCGCATTCCTTACACGCATTCCGGCGTACTCGCCTCGGGCCTGGCTATGGACAAGCATCAGGCCAAGATCATGCTCAAGGCCGCGGGCATTCCAGTGACCGACCACGTGATTGCCGGCCGCGCCGAGGTCGGGCGCTCGCACGTCATTGCGCCCCCCTATGTGGTCAAGCCAATTGCCGACGGGTCGAGCTTCGGAGTCATCATCGTCAAGTCCGACCAGTCGCATCCGCCGCAGGAAATACTGGGCGAGGACTGGACGGGTGGCGAAGAGCTGATGGTGGAGCGCTACATTCCGGGGCGTGAACTGACCTGTGCCGTGATGGGCGACGTGGCGCTGCCGGTCACGGAAATCGTGACCGATCTGAGCTTCTACAATTACGAAGCAAAATACGTCCAAGGCGGCTCGCGTCACATCCTTCCGGCAAACGTTAAACCTAAAATTTACGACAAAGTGCAAAAGCTTAGCCTTGCCGCTCATGCGGCTCTCGGCTGTCGGGGCATTACGCGGACGGACTTCCGCTACAATGACGCGGTGGGCGAGGATGGCGAACTCGTCTGCCTGGAAATCAATACCCAGCCAGGCATGACGCCGACCTCACTGGCGCCTGAACAGGCCGCCCATGTGGGGCACAGTTTCGAAGATCTGGTCGCCTGGATGGTGGAGGACGCGAGTTGCAACAGGTAA
- the murC gene encoding UDP-N-acetylmuramate--L-alanine ligase, with translation MKMPRNIGPVHFIGIGGIGMSGIAEILHNQGYVVQGSDASLNPNVQRLREMGITVEIGQSGDNLGKAEVVVVSSAIKKDNPELMAARARALPVVRRAEMLAEIMRFKTAIAIGGTHGKTTTTTLVATLLDAGNLDPTVINGGIINAYGTNARLGGGEWMVVEADESDGTFVKLPADVAVVTNIDPEHLDHYGDFEGVRKAFHQFVENVPFYGFAVMCLDHPEVQALVGEIRDRRVITYGRNPQADVRLIDLENRGGIQHFSVEIRDRIRQTQLRIDGLELPMPGIHNALNATAAIAVADQLHVPAESIRKGLRNFTGVKRRFTKTGEVAGVTVIDDYGHHPVEISAVLKAARQSARRDVVAVVQPHRYSRVHDLFDDFAACFNDADTVIVAPIYAAGEQPIPGITHEELVNRIRARGHRDARVIDRPEALAPLLASRVADGDYVVCLGAGNITQWAAALPGELEALIGETAK, from the coding sequence ATGAAGATGCCCCGCAATATCGGGCCGGTTCATTTCATCGGCATTGGCGGCATCGGCATGAGTGGTATCGCCGAAATCCTCCACAATCAGGGCTATGTCGTCCAGGGCTCGGACGCGTCGCTCAATCCCAATGTGCAGCGCCTGCGCGAAATGGGGATTACCGTGGAGATCGGACAGAGCGGGGACAATCTCGGCAAGGCCGAGGTGGTCGTCGTTTCCTCGGCAATCAAGAAGGACAATCCTGAATTGATGGCCGCGCGTGCCCGTGCGCTGCCGGTCGTCCGGCGTGCGGAAATGCTGGCCGAAATCATGCGCTTCAAGACCGCCATCGCCATTGGTGGCACGCATGGCAAGACCACCACCACAACGCTGGTCGCCACCTTGCTCGACGCCGGCAATCTCGATCCGACGGTAATCAACGGCGGAATCATCAATGCCTATGGCACCAATGCGCGCCTCGGCGGAGGCGAATGGATGGTGGTCGAGGCGGACGAAAGCGACGGCACCTTTGTCAAGCTGCCCGCAGATGTAGCGGTGGTGACCAATATCGATCCCGAACACCTCGATCACTACGGCGATTTCGAAGGCGTCAGGAAGGCGTTCCACCAGTTCGTCGAGAACGTCCCGTTCTACGGCTTTGCGGTGATGTGCCTCGATCATCCGGAAGTGCAGGCGCTGGTCGGAGAAATCCGCGACCGTCGCGTCATCACCTATGGGCGAAATCCGCAGGCGGACGTGCGGCTGATCGATCTCGAAAATCGCGGTGGCATTCAGCATTTCTCCGTCGAGATCCGCGATCGGATCCGCCAGACGCAACTGCGCATCGATGGGCTGGAACTGCCCATGCCCGGTATCCACAACGCCCTCAACGCCACGGCTGCCATCGCTGTCGCCGATCAGCTCCATGTGCCGGCCGAGTCGATCCGCAAGGGCCTGCGCAATTTTACCGGGGTGAAGCGCCGCTTCACCAAGACTGGCGAGGTCGCGGGCGTCACCGTCATCGACGATTACGGCCATCATCCGGTGGAAATCTCTGCCGTGCTCAAGGCCGCCCGGCAGTCGGCCCGTCGTGATGTCGTCGCTGTGGTGCAGCCGCACCGCTACAGCCGCGTGCATGACCTGTTCGATGATTTCGCCGCCTGTTTCAACGATGCCGACACCGTCATCGTGGCGCCGATCTATGCTGCCGGCGAACAGCCGATCCCGGGTATCACACATGAAGAGCTGGTCAACCGCATCCGCGCTCGCGGCCATCGCGATGCCCGGGTCATCGACCGGCCCGAGGCACTGGCGCCGTTGCTGGCTTCGCGCGTTGCTGATGGCGACTATGTCGTTTGCCTTGGCGCGGGCAACATCACCCAATGGGCTGCGGCTTTGCCAGGTGAGCTGGAAGCGCTGATCGGCGAGACTGCCAAATGA